The genomic DNA ACGGACGCGTTCTTCGTCTTCCTGATGATGCAGTTCATGCGGAACCTGCCCAGGGAGCTCGACGAGGCGGCCCGGCTCGACGGCTGCGGGCACCCGCGGATCTACTGGCACATCATGCTGCCGCTCTGCCGGCCCGCCCTGATCACCAGCGCCATCTTCACCTTCATCTGGTCGTGGAACGACTTTCTCGGACCGCTTCTCTACCTCAACGAACCCGACAAGTACCCCGTGTCGATGGGGCTGAAGATGTTCATCGACCAGGACAGCGCGGCCGACTACGGCGGCATGATCGCCATGTCCCTGCTCGCGCTGCTGCCCGTGCTGGTCTTCTTCCTCGCCTTTCAGCGGTATCTCGTCGAAGGTGCGGCCACCTCCGGGCTGAAGGGCTGAGTCACCACCATGACCGTACGTATCGCCCGCGCCGCCGGCCGCCCGCAGCGGCCCGAGAAGTTCGTCCGGTTCGCGCTCTTCGCCGAGTCCCTGCTCACCGGGGTGTGGATCACCGTGGCGGCCCTGCCGCTGATCACCCTTCTGCCCGCGTTCGCCGCGGGCTGCGCGCATCTGCGCCGGCAGCCGGCCGGTGAGCGGGGCGGGCTGCGGGAGTTCGCCGCCGATCTACGGGACGCGGCACGGACCGGATGGCGGGTGTCCCTGTTGTGGTGGGCGGCGCTCGCGCTGCTCGCCTTCGACCGGCAGGTCGCCCGGTCGGGGCTGCTGCCGGGCGGCCGGCTGCTCGCCGCCGTCAGCGTGCTGGGGCTGACGGCCCTGGCCGTCTGGGGACTCCGTACGGCTGCCGCCTGGCGGCCCGGCGCCGACTGGGCGCCGACGGTCCGGGCCGCGGGCCGCCGGAGCCTGACCGATCCGGCCGGATCCCTGCTGCTCGTCGGTGGGTTCGTCGCCCTCGCGCTCACCGCCTGGCAGGTGCCGCCCCTGGCCGCGCCCGCCTTCGGGTGTCTCGCCGCGGCAGCCGTCGCGGCGGACCGCCGCTGACCCGACCCTCGTACCGAACTCGCGCGCACCACGCACCCGCGTGCGATCCGTCATGCCCATTCATGCCCGTTCACGCAACGAATTGGAGCCGTGATGTCCCCGATCCCCCGCCGTACCGTCCTCAAGGCCGCCGCCGTCACCGGCGCGGCCACCCCCCTCTCCTGGGTGCTGAGCGACGCCACTCAGCAGGCGGCCGCGGCCGGCCCGGCCACCGCGAAGACCGACGAAGGCCCCGTCGAGATCGGCTGGCTGGAGGAGACCGGGCTCGGCGCCGCCCCCGGCTCCACGTTCGGCGTGCCATGGGCGCAGGGGCGCTACCCGGCCGATCAGAAATTCGCCCTCGCCACAGCCGACGGCAAGGACGTCCCCGTACAGACCTGGGCCACCGCCACATGGCCCGACGGCTCCCTGAAGTGGACCGCGCACGCGGTCGGACCCGAGGCGGCAGGCGCCAAGAAGTTCGCCCTCACCGCCGGTGCACCCACCGCGCCCGCGGCCAAGGTCGACGTCAAGTCCACCGGCGGCGCCATCACCGTCTCCACGGGGGCCATCACCGCGACGATCGGGAAGACCGGCTCCTCCCTGATCACTTCCCTCACCCGCGGCTCCACCGAGATCGCCAAGGACGGCCGACTCGTCCTGATCCGGCAGGGCGAGATCGAGGACGGCGACCAGGGGCAGGAGAAGTACGAACGCTTCGAGAGCACCATCGGCAGGACGGAGGTCGAACAGAGCGGCCCGGTCCGCGCCGTCGTCCGCATCGACGGCAAGCACCGCCGCGGGAGCCGCTCCTGGCTGCCGTTCTCCGTGCGGCTGTACTTCTACGCGGGCGCCGAGTCATTCCGCATGATGCACACCATCACCTTCGACGGCACGCAGGAACCCGGAAAGGCGAGCGGCGACTTCATCCGCGGGCTGGGCGTCCGCTTCACCGTCCCGATGCGTGACGAGACGTACGACCGGCACGTCCGCATCGGCGGCGACGACACCGGCATGCTCCGCGAAGCCGTCAAGGGCATCACCGGGCTGCGCCGCGACCCCGGCGTCGCCGTCCAGGCCGCCCAGTTCGAAGGCACGAAGCTGCCCGACCCCGCCACCTGGGACCAGCGCGTCACCACCCGTCTCCCGCTCATTCCGACCTGGGGCGACTACACCCTCAGCCAGCTGTCCGCAGACGGCTTCACGCTGCGCAAGCGCACCAGGAACGGCCACGGCTGGATCGCCGCGGGCGGCGGCCGACGCGCCTCCGGCTTCGGCTACGTCGGCGGGGCGAGCGGTGGACTCTCCTTCGGGCTGCGCGACTTCTGGGAGAAGTTCCCCGCCCAGCTCGACATCCGGGGCGCCGACACCCAGGCCGCCGAGGTCACGCTCTGGCTGTGGTCGCCCGAGGCCGAGCCGATGGACCTGCGCTTCTACCACGACGGCCTGGGTCAGGACACCTATCCCGAACAGCTCGAAGGCCTCAACATCACCTACGAGGACTACGAGCCCGGCTTCGGCACCCCGTACGGCATCGCCCGCACCAGCGAACTCGTCTTCTGGGCCAACGACTCCACACCCGGTGCCGAAGCGCTTGCCCAGCAGTCACGCACCGTCCGCACCCTGCCGCAGCTCGTCGCCCCGACGTCCCAGCTGATCGGCGCCAAGGTCTTCGGCGGACTGTTCTCCCCGGTCGACCGCTCGACCCCCGCGAAGGCGAAGATCGAGGACCACCTGGACTTCCTCTTCACGTACTACAAGGACCAGGTCGAGATGCGCCGTTGGTACGGCTTCTGGGATTACGGCGACGTCATGCACTCGTACGACCCCGCCCGCCACCAGTGGCGCTACGACATCGGCGGTTACGCCTGGGACAACTCCGAGCTCTCACCCGACCTCTGGCTCTGGTACGCCTACCTGCGCTCCGGCCGCGCGGACATCTTCCGCTTCGCCGAGGCCATGACCCGCCACACCGGCGAGGTCGACGTCTACCACCTCGGCGACTGGGCCGGGCTCGGTACCCGCCACGGCGTCCAGCACTACGCCGACAGCGCCAAACAGCAGCGCATAGCCAACACCACGTACCGGCGCTTCTACTACTTCCTCACCGCGGACGAACGCGTCGGCGACCTGATGCGCGCCAACGTCGACTCCGACGAGACGTTCCTCGGCCTCGACCCGCTCCGCAAGATCCGTACCGAGCCCTACACGCCCGACCGGCACGCCCTCTCCATCGGCTTCGGCACGGACTGGAGCGGGCTCGTCTCCGCCTGGCTCACCGAATGGGAACGCGGCGGCCCCAAGGCGGACAAGGCGAAGGCCCGTGTCCTCGGCACCATGGAGACGATCGCCGCTCAGCCCAACGGCTTCGTCCAGGGCAGCGGCCTGTACGACCTGGACACCGGGAAGTTCGCCGTCGCCACCGAACCCGTCGTCAGCGTCTCCCACCTGTCCGCCGTCTTCGGACTGAACGAACTGTGCGCCGAACTCATCGGCCTCGTCGACATGCCCGCGTTCAAGGACGCGTATCTGGACTACTGCCGGTACTTCAACGCCACCAAGGCGGAGCAGAGCGCGCGCTACGGAACGGACTTCGGCAGCCTGCTGCTGTTCCAGGGCCACTCGCGGCTCGACGCGTACGCCGCCGTCCAGACCGGCGACGCGAAGCTCGCGGCCCGCGCCTGGGAGAAGTTCTACAAGAGCGACGGCTACCAGGAATCAGCTCCCTGGAAGACGGAGAAGGTGAGCGGACCCGTCGCCACCGTCGCCGGCAGCGAGGCCAACTGGGTCTACACCAACGACACCGCCCTGTACGGACTCGCCGCCATCGAGAACCTCGCGCTCCTCGGTGACCGGATGCCGGCCTGAGGCAGCCGAAGCACGCCCCGGGCCGGGCCGCCGACCACGACCTCGGTCAACGCATCCGGCCCAGGGCGTCCTTCACCCGCCGCGCGTCGCGCAGCCGCTGCTCGTACGTCGCCCCGACCACCAGCAGCAGCAGACCCGCCAGCGCGGGCGGCAGCCAGCGCGGCAGCGCACCCACGACCTGGATCACATACGGCGCCAGTTCGTGCAGCGCGTCCATGGCCAGCACCGCACCACCGAGCAGCAGCAGCGCCTGCAGCCGCAGCCGCGCCCCGGCCAGCGTGATGACCAACGCCGCCAGTCCGAGCAGCAGCGGCCGCACCCATGACGGGTCGGCCCAGGCCGCGAAGACGCTCGGCACCAGCGTCGCCGCCAGCCCCGCTCCGTACGCGGTCCACGAGGACGCCGCCGGATCACGGCGCCGCCGCAGCACACCGACGACCAGCGCAGGCAGCGTCACCGGCAGGGTGTACGCCTCAGGGGCCGACACATCCGAAGCCGACAGCCGCACCCAGGTCGCCAGGACGAACAGGACCACGGCCAGATAACCGGCCGCCGGCCGCCGCTCGGCACGCACGGCCGTGCCCGCCGCGAGCACCCCGCACAGTGCGAGGACCAGAGCCAGGAACGGCGCATCGGGTACGGCCATCGCGACCGCCACCACCGCGGCGACGGCGCCGGTCAGCTCGACCGGCAAGGTCGGCGGCCCGCCCCGCAGCCGCGCCCCGAGCAGGACCGTCACCGTGGGGACGACCAGCATGAGCGGCGCGGCCCGGTACGTAGCCAGCTCCAGCGAGGCCCCCAGCGCACCGGCAAGCACCATCGCGCACACCACGGCCGCACACGCGGACACCGCCTGCATCAGCCGGGTCACCCGCGCCGCCGGCGCCGCATCGGCACGCGTCACCACCGCCGCCGCCCCGAACAGCACCAGCAGCGCCCCGAACACACCGTAGGTGGCGGGCTCCGCGGCCAGCGACAGCGTCCCCGCGCTCACCGCCCCGACCACGGCGCACACCAGCGCGGCCGACGCCACAGGGCCCGCGCCGAGGCGCACCGCCCGCACCGTCACCGCGAGGAGCGCCGCGACCAGCAACGCCTGCACCGCCACCGCCACCGCGTACGGAGCATCCAGGGAAACGGGCAGCACCAGCAGCCCCGCCCAGCCGAGCACCAGCGCACTCGCACCCGCCGCACCCCGCCATGCCGCACGGGGGGAGACCACCGCTCCGGCCGCCCGCACACACCACGCCCACCAGCGGTACGCCGCCCCTGTCAGACCGGCCACCACCAGAAGAATCACCGGAGCCGTGGAGAGCTGCGACCACTCCATCCCCTCCAGCCCGAGTGCACCGCGGGCACGGCCCTGCGGCACACCGGACCACACAGCAGTCAACCGCGACACCGGACCCATCAGCGTCATCCCGACCGCGGGTGCCGCGGACAGCACCGACCCGGCGACCACCACACCCGACGCCCACAGCACGCCCTGCCC from Streptomyces sp. NBC_01707 includes the following:
- a CDS encoding SCO7613 C-terminal domain-containing membrane protein; this translates as MEHVPPPAEELALLDRELARLDARRMQLLTRRAWLLSVLQPPATPPAAPPGRPGPAAFTPSFPSAAPVPPRSAQNVLLTLGGLLLTIAAIAFTLVSWGQMGIGGRSAVLALVTVAALATPAVLLRRGLSSTAESLGALALVLMVLDAYALHRVAAPDTGGLGFASAASAVLAVLWAAYGLALGKLRLPLPMAVVSVQFTLVLWTWAVGAQASVFAGALLLTAALDCAIALRGKGVAVRTTATVGGCLSGAAGLLVALALSVTAGTPAAAVAPGALLLAGAAVALFGVWRAPKEFAVAGGLSAGLAVVAGVGGVLRAGADTDWSVPVYLLCGLVLLTAVRAPLPRPAGQGVLWASGVVVAGSVLSAAPAVGMTLMGPVSRLTAVWSGVPQGRARGALGLEGMEWSQLSTAPVILLVVAGLTGAAYRWWAWCVRAAGAVVSPRAAWRGAAGASALVLGWAGLLVLPVSLDAPYAVAVAVQALLVAALLAVTVRAVRLGAGPVASAALVCAVVGAVSAGTLSLAAEPATYGVFGALLVLFGAAAVVTRADAAPAARVTRLMQAVSACAAVVCAMVLAGALGASLELATYRAAPLMLVVPTVTVLLGARLRGGPPTLPVELTGAVAAVVAVAMAVPDAPFLALVLALCGVLAAGTAVRAERRPAAGYLAVVLFVLATWVRLSASDVSAPEAYTLPVTLPALVVGVLRRRRDPAASSWTAYGAGLAATLVPSVFAAWADPSWVRPLLLGLAALVITLAGARLRLQALLLLGGAVLAMDALHELAPYVIQVVGALPRWLPPALAGLLLLVVGATYEQRLRDARRVKDALGRMR
- a CDS encoding Tat pathway signal sequence domain protein, which produces MSPIPRRTVLKAAAVTGAATPLSWVLSDATQQAAAAGPATAKTDEGPVEIGWLEETGLGAAPGSTFGVPWAQGRYPADQKFALATADGKDVPVQTWATATWPDGSLKWTAHAVGPEAAGAKKFALTAGAPTAPAAKVDVKSTGGAITVSTGAITATIGKTGSSLITSLTRGSTEIAKDGRLVLIRQGEIEDGDQGQEKYERFESTIGRTEVEQSGPVRAVVRIDGKHRRGSRSWLPFSVRLYFYAGAESFRMMHTITFDGTQEPGKASGDFIRGLGVRFTVPMRDETYDRHVRIGGDDTGMLREAVKGITGLRRDPGVAVQAAQFEGTKLPDPATWDQRVTTRLPLIPTWGDYTLSQLSADGFTLRKRTRNGHGWIAAGGGRRASGFGYVGGASGGLSFGLRDFWEKFPAQLDIRGADTQAAEVTLWLWSPEAEPMDLRFYHDGLGQDTYPEQLEGLNITYEDYEPGFGTPYGIARTSELVFWANDSTPGAEALAQQSRTVRTLPQLVAPTSQLIGAKVFGGLFSPVDRSTPAKAKIEDHLDFLFTYYKDQVEMRRWYGFWDYGDVMHSYDPARHQWRYDIGGYAWDNSELSPDLWLWYAYLRSGRADIFRFAEAMTRHTGEVDVYHLGDWAGLGTRHGVQHYADSAKQQRIANTTYRRFYYFLTADERVGDLMRANVDSDETFLGLDPLRKIRTEPYTPDRHALSIGFGTDWSGLVSAWLTEWERGGPKADKAKARVLGTMETIAAQPNGFVQGSGLYDLDTGKFAVATEPVVSVSHLSAVFGLNELCAELIGLVDMPAFKDAYLDYCRYFNATKAEQSARYGTDFGSLLLFQGHSRLDAYAAVQTGDAKLAARAWEKFYKSDGYQESAPWKTEKVSGPVATVAGSEANWVYTNDTALYGLAAIENLALLGDRMPA